In the Deinococcus carri genome, one interval contains:
- a CDS encoding redox-sensing transcriptional repressor Rex codes for MTGIPTATISRLVTYLRILEGLEAQEVSRTSSGDLAERAGVTAFQVRKDLAYFGRFGTRGMGYTVPILKRELMRVLGLNQTWNVVIVGVGRLGQAIANYPAASDYQFQYVGLFDVNPELLGQQVRGLTVRHVDELREFTRTTRVDMGFLAVPPERAQDAAQSLADAGVRGILNFAPVVIQPRTLERAGQQEISDEWRAVIVENVDFLAGMKRLAFYILNPHLSSAEPEENE; via the coding sequence ATGACTGGCATCCCGACGGCCACCATCAGCCGCCTCGTGACCTACCTGCGCATTCTGGAGGGGCTGGAAGCGCAGGAGGTGAGCCGCACCAGCAGTGGCGACCTGGCCGAGCGGGCGGGCGTCACCGCCTTTCAGGTGCGCAAGGACCTCGCCTACTTCGGGCGCTTCGGCACGCGCGGCATGGGCTACACCGTGCCCATTCTCAAGCGTGAGCTGATGCGGGTGCTGGGCCTGAACCAGACCTGGAACGTGGTGATCGTCGGGGTGGGCCGCCTGGGGCAGGCCATCGCCAACTACCCGGCGGCCAGCGACTACCAGTTTCAGTACGTGGGCCTGTTCGACGTGAACCCGGAACTGCTCGGCCAGCAGGTGCGCGGCCTGACCGTGCGCCACGTGGACGAGCTGCGCGAGTTTACCCGGACCACGCGGGTGGACATGGGCTTTCTGGCCGTGCCGCCCGAGCGGGCGCAGGACGCCGCCCAGAGCCTCGCGGACGCGGGCGTGCGCGGCATCCTGAACTTTGCCCCGGTGGTGATTCAGCCGCGCACCCTGGAGCGGGCGGGCCAGCAAGAAATCAGTGACGAGTGGCGTGCTGTGATTGTGGAGAATGTGGATTTCCTGGCCGGGATGAAGCGCCTGGCCTTTTATATCCTCAATCCCCATCTCAGCAGTGCTGAACCGGAGGAGAATGAATGA
- a CDS encoding SPOR domain-containing protein, with the protein MSRAESRPRRWPDLLIGLLVLLLLAGFALLLLGQRRAEVAQAPAPAATEPAPVIPGAPGTDIVPDNSTAPAAPVTEAPAPSEGEAGSGETETRPETPATSTTPAPVSPAPATANQPAPEANPPASTAPAAPAATPTTPPQATAPAANPTDPGQTTTPPTTPTAPSNSGAVPVVAADPIPAAPSAPPAPAVTLPTPPANPTLAQPQPAQDASTPATPTAPPRSGGAVATSEQRTPLRSDYRISLGTFGSETLAQSRTSGVRALGYTVYPIDLGSQVVAQVGPFADEGTARQALADIQRAYPGAILYPPRNRSLTGAADNNEAAPSSPPTAPDTSSENTATTPDTSEARPQPAPSGPVYLQVGAFDRVESAQNLVGQLREQGYAPTVNAPEGRKVTVLIGPFNGAALTSAEEKLDANGFDHFRVR; encoded by the coding sequence ATGAGCCGAGCCGAATCCCGCCCCCGCCGCTGGCCGGACCTGCTGATCGGCCTGCTGGTGCTGCTGCTGCTCGCCGGCTTTGCCCTGCTGCTGCTCGGCCAGCGCCGCGCCGAGGTGGCCCAGGCCCCCGCCCCCGCCGCGACCGAACCGGCCCCCGTCATTCCTGGCGCACCCGGTACGGACATCGTGCCCGACAACAGCACAGCCCCGGCCGCCCCCGTCACCGAGGCTCCTGCTCCCAGCGAAGGGGAAGCAGGCAGCGGGGAGACAGAGACCCGCCCGGAAACCCCGGCAACCAGCACCACCCCGGCTCCCGTCAGCCCCGCACCAGCCACCGCGAATCAGCCTGCGCCGGAGGCGAACCCGCCCGCCAGCACCGCTCCGGCAGCCCCCGCGGCCACCCCCACCACCCCGCCCCAGGCCACGGCTCCGGCGGCGAACCCCACCGATCCGGGTCAGACGACCACCCCGCCGACCACGCCCACGGCTCCCAGCAACTCCGGCGCGGTTCCGGTGGTGGCTGCCGACCCCATCCCGGCGGCCCCGAGTGCGCCCCCGGCCCCCGCGGTCACGCTGCCCACACCCCCGGCCAACCCCACGCTGGCCCAGCCCCAGCCCGCCCAGGACGCCAGCACGCCCGCGACTCCCACGGCCCCGCCCCGCAGCGGGGGAGCCGTCGCCACCAGCGAGCAGCGCACGCCGCTGCGGAGCGATTACCGCATCAGCCTGGGCACCTTCGGCTCGGAAACGCTGGCGCAGAGCCGCACGTCAGGCGTCCGCGCCCTCGGGTACACCGTCTACCCCATCGACCTGGGGAGTCAGGTGGTCGCGCAGGTCGGTCCCTTCGCGGATGAGGGCACGGCCCGGCAGGCGCTGGCCGACATCCAGCGGGCCTACCCCGGCGCGATTCTGTATCCCCCCCGCAACCGCAGCCTCACCGGTGCCGCTGACAACAATGAGGCGGCTCCCTCCTCTCCCCCGACCGCGCCCGATACCTCGTCCGAGAACACGGCCACGACCCCGGACACGAGTGAGGCCAGGCCGCAACCCGCGCCCAGCGGTCCGGTCTACCTCCAGGTGGGGGCCTTCGATCGGGTCGAGAGCGCCCAGAATCTGGTGGGGCAACTGCGCGAGCAGGGCTACGCGCCGACCGTCAATGCGCCCGAGGGCCGCAAGGTGACGGTGCTGATCGGCCCCTTCAACGGGGCGGCCCTGACGAGCGCCGAGGAGAAGCTGGACGCGAACGGCTTCGACCACTTCCGGGTGCGGTGA
- a CDS encoding tetratricopeptide repeat protein, which yields MTQRNLKVLLGLLLAATPTAAAQTLLDTSAAVSVQNTLQQSQGGPMTVNFDACNLAPQYCPDGRPPTGEAASGQGAGQAAASPAPASTTPAPATTPPAATSAPVLPPVPFTTAQEATLAQARAALGGGQLPQARGLFESLIAQNYRQPEPHFGLGLTLLALGNLKGANFEFTQLVALAPERPEGPYNLGVIASREGRYADALRLYGEAAGLARGKAGVATQRQILEALAAEQVRARDFAALSATLAEIVTLDPNDVEAQFRLAQAQVLAGQGAAALPGTYAVLERQPARVDAALLVADIYVGQGLPDRAVRELDAAAGRVANGGDRALLLLRKADVLAASGETRAAVFAAQDATREDSRNAGAFARLAELRSLRNDRPGALAAYQKATTLAPKNAAYWAGQAAVRLALGQNAEAVRDAAQALRLKPEAGTLARTQFVQGVAAYRQGQYGPARTALRSSVASLPSAEGYLWLGLSAYALKDYAGAGTALAESVKLDPTPMARQNLASALLAAARYAEAEAILRGLVSDQPKNSEAWYLLGLTQRAQSREAEARQSLKTAANLGNTRAKGALK from the coding sequence GTGACCCAACGTAATTTGAAGGTGCTGCTCGGCCTGCTGCTGGCCGCCACGCCCACCGCCGCTGCCCAGACGCTGCTCGACACCTCGGCGGCCGTCTCGGTCCAGAACACCCTGCAACAGAGTCAGGGCGGCCCCATGACCGTGAACTTCGACGCCTGCAACCTCGCGCCGCAATACTGCCCGGACGGCAGGCCGCCCACCGGAGAGGCCGCGTCCGGGCAGGGGGCGGGACAGGCCGCCGCCTCCCCGGCACCCGCCAGCACAACGCCTGCTCCGGCCACCACCCCCCCTGCCGCGACTTCGGCCCCCGTTCTGCCCCCGGTCCCGTTCACCACGGCCCAGGAAGCCACGCTGGCCCAGGCCCGTGCGGCGCTGGGAGGCGGTCAGCTTCCGCAGGCCCGCGGTCTGTTCGAGAGCCTGATCGCCCAGAACTACCGGCAACCCGAGCCGCACTTCGGGCTGGGCCTGACCCTGCTGGCGCTGGGGAACCTGAAGGGCGCGAACTTCGAGTTCACCCAGCTGGTGGCCCTCGCCCCCGAGCGTCCCGAGGGGCCGTACAACCTGGGCGTCATCGCCTCGCGCGAGGGCCGCTACGCCGACGCGCTGCGGCTGTACGGCGAGGCGGCGGGGCTGGCCCGCGGCAAGGCGGGCGTGGCGACCCAGCGGCAGATTCTGGAAGCCCTGGCCGCCGAGCAGGTCCGCGCGCGGGACTTCGCGGCCCTGAGCGCCACCCTGGCCGAGATCGTGACCCTGGACCCGAACGACGTGGAGGCCCAGTTCCGGCTGGCGCAGGCCCAGGTGCTCGCCGGGCAGGGGGCGGCGGCGCTGCCGGGAACCTATGCCGTGCTGGAGCGGCAACCGGCGCGCGTGGACGCCGCGCTGCTCGTCGCGGACATCTACGTGGGCCAGGGCCTGCCCGACCGGGCGGTGCGCGAACTCGATGCGGCGGCCGGGCGCGTCGCCAACGGCGGGGACCGCGCACTGCTGCTGCTGCGCAAGGCCGACGTGCTGGCCGCGAGCGGGGAGACGCGGGCGGCCGTCTTTGCCGCCCAGGACGCGACCCGTGAGGACAGCCGCAATGCCGGGGCCTTCGCCCGTCTGGCCGAACTGCGCAGCCTGCGAAACGACCGCCCTGGCGCGCTCGCGGCCTACCAGAAGGCCACTACCCTGGCCCCCAAGAACGCTGCCTACTGGGCGGGTCAGGCCGCCGTGCGCCTGGCGCTGGGGCAGAACGCGGAAGCGGTCCGCGACGCGGCCCAGGCCCTGCGCCTGAAGCCGGAGGCGGGCACGCTGGCCCGCACGCAGTTTGTCCAGGGTGTCGCCGCGTACCGGCAGGGCCAGTACGGCCCGGCCCGCACCGCCCTGCGCTCCAGCGTCGCGAGCCTGCCCAGCGCCGAGGGCTACCTGTGGCTGGGCCTCAGCGCCTACGCCCTGAAGGACTACGCCGGGGCCGGGACTGCCCTGGCCGAGAGCGTGAAACTGGACCCCACGCCGATGGCGCGGCAGAACCTCGCCTCGGCGCTGCTGGCCGCCGCCCGCTACGCGGAGGCCGAGGCCATCCTGCGCGGCCTGGTCAGTGATCAGCCCAAGAACAGTGAGGCGTGGTACCTGCTGGGTCTGACCCAGCGCGCCCAGTCGCGTGAGGCCGAGGCCCGGCAATCGCTCAAGACCGCCGCCAACCTGGGGAACACCCGCGCGAAGGGAGCGCTCAAATGA
- the rlmN gene encoding 23S rRNA (adenine(2503)-C(2))-methyltransferase RlmN, whose translation MQLLLDLHPDQYPLDGFRRRQLLEWVFVQGVGTFGTMTNLPFDARADLAARYTLNPFREIETVRSADGSVKYLFTLPDGRQMEAVYMPYLDRKTICVSTMVGCPARCSFCATGAMGFGRNLTPGEIVGQVLAVAGGEGIAPREIRNLVFMGMGEAMLNYANTMQAARILLHPQALGMSKRRVTLSTVGIAKGIRQLATEDDLGIKLAISLHAPDEETRQRIIPTGAANSIEEIMAAARDYQAVTGRRVTLEYTMLRGVNDHLWQAELLAERLRGLVSHVNLIPMNPWDGSGFESSTEEQIQAFYDLLEARGVDVSVRRSRGKDAGAACGQLALKRPGAAAGVPA comes from the coding sequence ATGCAGCTTCTCCTCGACCTTCACCCCGACCAGTATCCGCTTGACGGTTTCCGGCGGCGGCAACTGCTGGAGTGGGTGTTTGTGCAGGGCGTGGGCACCTTTGGCACCATGACGAACCTGCCCTTTGATGCCCGCGCCGACCTCGCCGCCCGCTACACGCTCAATCCCTTCCGCGAGATCGAGACGGTGCGGAGTGCGGACGGGTCGGTCAAGTACCTCTTTACCCTGCCCGACGGGCGGCAGATGGAGGCAGTGTACATGCCTTACCTGGACCGCAAGACCATCTGCGTGTCCACGATGGTGGGCTGCCCGGCCCGCTGCTCGTTTTGCGCGACGGGGGCGATGGGCTTCGGGCGCAACCTGACGCCCGGCGAGATCGTGGGGCAGGTGCTGGCGGTGGCGGGCGGCGAGGGGATCGCGCCGCGCGAGATTCGCAATCTGGTGTTCATGGGCATGGGCGAGGCGATGCTGAACTACGCCAACACCATGCAGGCCGCGCGCATCCTGCTGCACCCGCAGGCGCTGGGCATGAGCAAACGCCGCGTGACGCTCTCGACGGTGGGCATCGCGAAGGGCATCCGGCAACTGGCCACCGAGGATGACCTGGGCATCAAGCTGGCGATCAGCCTGCACGCGCCCGACGAGGAGACGCGGCAGCGCATCATTCCCACCGGGGCCGCCAACTCTATCGAGGAGATCATGGCCGCCGCCCGCGATTACCAGGCGGTGACGGGACGGCGTGTGACGCTGGAATACACCATGCTCCGCGGCGTGAACGACCATCTCTGGCAGGCGGAGCTGCTGGCCGAACGGCTGCGCGGGCTGGTCAGCCACGTGAACCTGATTCCGATGAATCCGTGGGACGGCTCGGGCTTCGAGAGCAGCACCGAGGAGCAGATTCAGGCGTTCTACGACCTGCTGGAGGCGCGCGGCGTGGATGTCAGCGTGCGCCGCTCGCGCGGGAAGGACGCTGGGGCGGCCTGCGGACAGCTCGCCCTGAAACGGCCCGGCGCGGCCGCGGGCGTTCCCGCCTGA
- a CDS encoding DUF2721 domain-containing protein, with protein MADPNLSVLTAMITPAVLISGAGTLLMSTSTRLGRATDRVRHLTARFKVLVSEEGRQEALARQEKQMIIRQLPRLTRRSRMLQRAMTSLYLAVALLVLTSILIGASSLLERPPGPAPVILALLGAAALAYAALLLSYETRLSARTTQEEMGFLVQIGQHYAELYGEGEDRPSGRLRHET; from the coding sequence ATGGCGGACCCGAACCTCAGCGTCCTGACGGCGATGATCACGCCCGCCGTGCTGATCAGCGGCGCGGGCACCCTGCTCATGAGCACCAGCACCCGCCTGGGCCGCGCCACCGACCGCGTGCGGCACCTTACGGCGCGCTTCAAGGTGCTCGTGAGTGAGGAGGGGCGTCAGGAGGCCCTGGCCCGCCAGGAAAAGCAGATGATCATTCGCCAGCTTCCGCGCCTCACCCGCCGCAGCCGCATGCTCCAGCGGGCGATGACCTCGCTGTATCTGGCCGTCGCCCTGCTGGTGCTGACCAGCATCCTGATCGGCGCATCGTCGCTGCTGGAGCGGCCCCCCGGCCCCGCGCCCGTCATCCTGGCGCTGCTGGGCGCGGCGGCCCTGGCCTACGCCGCCCTGCTGCTGAGTTACGAGACTCGCCTCAGTGCCCGCACCACCCAGGAGGAAATGGGTTTCCTGGTGCAGATCGGCCAGCATTACGCGGAGCTGTACGGTGAGGGCGAGGACAGACCCTCCGGTAGGCTGCGTCATGAAACTTGA
- a CDS encoding DUF1905 domain-containing protein, protein MKLEFSSSLWSWRGPAPWYFVTVPPAECRSLQAASKLVTYGWGMIPVQAWIGETGWQTSLFPKDGAYLVPVKASVRRAEGLEEGQEVTIRLQVG, encoded by the coding sequence ATGAAACTTGAGTTCAGCAGCTCCCTCTGGTCCTGGCGAGGCCCGGCCCCCTGGTACTTCGTGACTGTTCCGCCTGCGGAGTGCCGCAGCCTGCAAGCCGCCTCGAAGCTGGTCACGTACGGCTGGGGCATGATTCCGGTCCAGGCCTGGATCGGTGAGACGGGGTGGCAGACTTCCCTGTTTCCCAAGGACGGCGCTTACCTCGTGCCGGTCAAGGCCAGTGTCCGCCGGGCAGAGGGCCTGGAGGAGGGCCAGGAGGTAACGATTCGCCTCCAGGTCGGATAG
- a CDS encoding DNA-directed RNA polymerase subunit beta', giving the protein MKDFNKVRIAIASPAKIREWSFGEVEKPETINYRTLKPEREGLFDERIFGPQKDYECACGKYKRQRYEGKVCERCGVEVTSSKVRRYRMGHIDLATPAAHIWYVKDTPSKIGTLLDLSAGQLEKVLYFSSFLVTKPLNAQKEGRPLKRGELLSDDEYRELRFGRQETYTIPNGQEAVIRDGEYVTRGQTLGGNVVSKMDGLAQYRFPRRAEIAYAEQVEASLPLPADVLVEQDSFRAGEILAELESDVSITAPVDGTAFLHDLGEDSVMVELRDSAAEDAAQGEVLARVYLPHGMNVQVAEGEVVEAGSVLATAEAGDRLRVSRDSRLTAVTFPKKKGDVKVTAHWTRRVEYPINPTMHVLVGDGSEVRAGQKVVGAIDKEEEVVAEADGVITLHAPASIIVSKAKVYSYQDEPLVVNGDRVEPGDELADSGNLRSEISGRVEIDLVRKQVRVIESYDFEAKMGAEAVKELLDDLDLDQLEAELGEQMKDNSRHKRAKARKRLEVTRSFKRSGNHPSWMILETVPVMPPDLRPMVQVDGGRFATSDLNDLYRRLINRNNRLKKLMSQGAPDMIIRNEKRMLQEAVDALIDNGRRGSPVTNPGSDRSLRSLTDLLGGKQGRFRQNLLGKRVDYSGRSVIVVGPQLKLHQCGVPKRMALELFKPFLFKVLEEKGEVTNIKQARKMLERYRDTRDSVWDALEEVIEDKVVLLNRAPTLHRLGIQAFEPVLVEGQSIQLHPLVCEAFNADFDGDQMAIHVPLSAQAQAEARIQMLSAHNLLSPANGEPNVKPSRDIILGIFTLTQLRRDNLGAGTEFASEQEALNALSEGRVALNTPITVNGQETSPGRLKYVFSSPDEAIMAVDRGEIDYQDHVRIRLNGTVYDTSAGRVMFRRLVQEALGPQGHLVDTLVNLETAYEKDHLKDMVMACYKELGIEATAGLLDALKDSGFKLSTTSGITIGIDDIVLPPNKPELLAEADEKLAAIEQNYEFGFMTEEERYKQVVQLWNDTTDEVKNAVFENFSQNYPFNPLWIMSQSGARGNPQQIRQLAGMRGLMARPDGSTIEVPIKASFREGLTVLEYFISTHGARKGGADTALRTADSGYLTRKLVDVAHEVVVRDVDCGTTDYTIMPLGATDERTGEWRTRKGSEIETSIYGRTLTADVELSDGRVIPADTMLGLEDVKAITRDAKNIGEVFVRTPLNCRVKAGVCQKCYGYDLSQAKPVSMGEAVGVVAAESIGEPGTQLTMRTFHTGGVAGGGDITMGLPRVIELFEARKPKTQAVVADRDGVVRIEEEEERYLVRIEAEDEAFSSKTATKISKGLRLIVRDGDRVEAGQPLTRGAVNPHDLLLYKDTDAAQRYLVEEVQRVYRSQGVKVHDKHIEVIVRQMLRYVEITDGGDTDLLEGQTVERWEVDQANEALADGQTPSSWKPVLLGITKSSLTTKSWLSAASFQHTTHVLTEASMRGQVDDLIGLKENVILGKLIPAGTGLTTVREMQVGDDRTLEKYGEGNTSTDSVTGTQRYDDTRPGSTTINPSYGD; this is encoded by the coding sequence GTGAAAGATTTCAACAAAGTCCGTATCGCCATCGCCAGCCCCGCGAAGATTCGCGAGTGGAGCTTTGGCGAGGTGGAAAAGCCGGAAACGATCAACTACCGCACGCTGAAGCCCGAGCGCGAGGGCCTCTTTGACGAGCGCATCTTCGGGCCGCAGAAGGACTACGAGTGCGCCTGCGGCAAGTACAAGCGCCAGCGCTACGAGGGCAAGGTCTGCGAGCGCTGCGGCGTCGAGGTGACCTCCAGCAAGGTGCGCCGCTACCGCATGGGCCACATCGACCTGGCGACGCCCGCCGCGCACATCTGGTACGTGAAGGACACGCCCAGCAAGATCGGCACGCTGCTCGACCTGTCGGCCGGGCAGCTGGAAAAGGTGCTGTACTTCAGCTCCTTCCTGGTCACCAAGCCCCTCAACGCCCAGAAGGAAGGCCGTCCGCTCAAGCGCGGCGAGCTGCTCAGCGACGACGAGTACCGCGAACTGCGCTTCGGGCGGCAGGAGACGTACACCATCCCCAACGGGCAGGAAGCGGTTATCCGTGACGGCGAGTATGTGACGCGCGGGCAGACGCTGGGCGGCAACGTGGTCAGCAAGATGGACGGCCTGGCCCAGTACCGCTTCCCCCGCCGCGCCGAGATCGCCTACGCCGAGCAGGTGGAAGCCTCGCTGCCCCTGCCCGCCGACGTGCTGGTGGAGCAGGACAGCTTCCGCGCCGGCGAGATTCTGGCCGAGCTGGAAAGTGACGTGAGCATCACCGCCCCCGTGGACGGCACCGCCTTCCTGCATGACCTGGGCGAGGACAGCGTGATGGTGGAGCTGCGCGACAGCGCCGCCGAGGACGCGGCCCAGGGTGAGGTGCTGGCCCGCGTGTACCTCCCACACGGCATGAACGTGCAGGTGGCCGAGGGCGAAGTGGTGGAGGCCGGCAGCGTGCTGGCGACCGCCGAGGCCGGGGACCGCCTGCGCGTGAGCCGCGACAGCCGCCTGACCGCCGTCACCTTCCCCAAGAAGAAGGGGGACGTGAAGGTCACGGCGCACTGGACCCGCCGCGTGGAGTACCCCATTAACCCCACGATGCACGTGCTGGTCGGGGACGGCTCGGAAGTTCGCGCCGGGCAGAAGGTCGTCGGCGCCATCGACAAGGAAGAGGAAGTCGTCGCGGAGGCCGACGGCGTCATCACCCTGCACGCGCCCGCCAGCATCATCGTCTCGAAGGCCAAGGTCTACTCCTACCAGGACGAGCCGCTGGTCGTGAACGGGGACCGCGTGGAGCCGGGTGACGAGCTGGCCGACAGCGGCAACCTGCGCTCGGAAATCTCGGGCCGCGTGGAGATCGACCTCGTGCGCAAGCAGGTGCGCGTGATCGAGTCCTACGACTTCGAGGCCAAGATGGGCGCGGAGGCCGTCAAGGAACTGCTCGACGACCTCGACCTCGACCAGCTTGAGGCCGAACTGGGCGAGCAGATGAAGGACAACAGCCGCCACAAGCGCGCCAAGGCCCGCAAGCGGCTGGAAGTCACGCGCTCGTTCAAGCGCAGCGGCAACCACCCCTCCTGGATGATCCTGGAGACGGTGCCGGTGATGCCGCCCGATCTGCGCCCGATGGTGCAGGTGGACGGTGGGCGCTTTGCGACCAGTGACCTCAACGACCTGTACCGCCGCCTGATCAACCGCAACAACCGCCTCAAGAAGCTGATGAGCCAGGGCGCGCCCGACATGATCATCCGCAACGAGAAGCGCATGCTTCAGGAAGCGGTGGACGCGCTGATCGACAACGGCCGCCGCGGCAGCCCCGTGACCAACCCCGGCTCGGACCGCAGCCTGCGCTCGCTGACCGACCTGCTGGGCGGCAAGCAGGGCCGTTTCCGCCAGAACCTGCTGGGCAAGCGCGTGGACTACTCGGGCCGCTCGGTGATCGTGGTGGGGCCGCAGCTCAAGCTGCACCAGTGCGGCGTGCCCAAGCGCATGGCCCTCGAACTCTTCAAGCCCTTCCTGTTCAAGGTGCTGGAAGAAAAGGGCGAGGTCACCAACATCAAGCAGGCCCGCAAGATGCTGGAGCGCTACCGCGACACCCGCGACAGCGTGTGGGACGCCCTGGAAGAGGTCATCGAGGACAAGGTCGTGCTGCTCAACCGCGCGCCCACCCTGCACCGCCTCGGCATCCAGGCCTTCGAGCCGGTGCTGGTCGAGGGTCAGTCCATCCAGCTGCACCCGCTGGTCTGTGAGGCCTTCAACGCCGACTTCGACGGCGACCAGATGGCGATCCACGTGCCGCTGAGTGCCCAGGCGCAGGCCGAGGCGCGTATCCAGATGCTCAGCGCCCACAACCTGCTCTCGCCCGCGAACGGCGAGCCGAACGTGAAGCCCAGCCGCGACATCATCCTGGGCATCTTCACGCTGACCCAGCTCCGCCGCGACAACCTGGGGGCGGGCACGGAGTTCGCCAGCGAGCAGGAAGCCCTGAATGCCCTGAGCGAGGGCCGCGTGGCGCTGAACACGCCCATCACCGTGAACGGGCAGGAAACCAGCCCCGGCCGCCTGAAGTACGTCTTCAGCTCCCCCGACGAGGCGATCATGGCCGTGGACCGCGGCGAGATCGACTACCAGGATCACGTCCGCATCCGCCTGAACGGCACGGTGTACGACACCAGCGCCGGGCGCGTGATGTTCCGCCGCCTGGTGCAGGAGGCGCTGGGGCCACAGGGTCACCTGGTGGACACCCTGGTGAACCTCGAAACCGCCTACGAGAAGGATCACCTCAAGGACATGGTGATGGCCTGCTACAAGGAGCTGGGCATCGAGGCGACGGCGGGGCTGCTCGACGCGCTGAAGGACAGCGGCTTCAAGCTGTCGACCACTTCCGGCATCACCATCGGCATCGACGACATCGTGCTGCCGCCCAACAAGCCCGAGCTGCTGGCCGAGGCCGACGAGAAGCTGGCCGCCATCGAGCAGAACTACGAGTTCGGCTTCATGACGGAAGAGGAGCGCTACAAGCAGGTCGTGCAGCTCTGGAACGACACCACGGACGAGGTGAAGAACGCGGTGTTCGAGAACTTCTCGCAGAACTACCCCTTCAACCCGCTGTGGATCATGAGCCAGTCGGGTGCGCGTGGTAACCCGCAGCAGATTCGCCAGCTCGCCGGGATGCGTGGCCTGATGGCCCGCCCCGACGGCAGCACCATCGAGGTGCCGATCAAGGCGTCCTTCCGCGAGGGCCTGACCGTGCTGGAGTACTTCATCAGCACGCACGGCGCGCGTAAGGGTGGCGCGGACACCGCGCTCCGAACCGCCGACTCGGGCTACCTGACCCGCAAGCTGGTGGACGTGGCCCACGAGGTCGTCGTGCGCGACGTGGACTGCGGCACCACCGACTACACCATCATGCCCCTGGGCGCGACCGACGAGCGCACCGGCGAGTGGCGCACCCGCAAGGGCAGCGAGATCGAGACCAGCATCTACGGCCGCACCCTCACCGCCGACGTGGAACTCTCGGACGGGCGCGTCATCCCCGCCGACACCATGCTGGGTCTGGAGGACGTGAAGGCGATCACCCGTGACGCGAAGAACATCGGGGAAGTCTTTGTCCGCACGCCGCTGAACTGCCGCGTGAAGGCGGGCGTGTGCCAGAAGTGCTACGGCTACGACCTCTCGCAGGCCAAGCCCGTCAGCATGGGCGAGGCCGTGGGCGTGGTGGCCGCAGAAAGCATCGGCGAACCCGGCACCCAGCTCACCATGCGTACCTTCCACACGGGTGGTGTGGCCGGCGGCGGCGACATCACGATGGGTCTGCCCCGCGTGATCGAGCTGTTCGAGGCCCGCAAGCCCAAGACCCAGGCGGTCGTGGCCGACCGTGACGGTGTGGTCCGCATCGAGGAGGAGGAGGAGCGTTACCTGGTCCGCATCGAGGCCGAGGACGAGGCCTTCAGCTCCAAGACCGCGACCAAGATCAGCAAGGGCCTGCGCCTGATCGTGCGCGACGGCGACCGCGTGGAAGCCGGCCAGCCCCTCACGCGCGGCGCGGTGAACCCCCACGACCTGCTGCTGTACAAGGACACCGACGCCGCCCAGCGGTACCTGGTGGAGGAAGTGCAGCGCGTGTACCGCTCGCAGGGCGTGAAGGTCCACGACAAGCACATCGAGGTGATCGTGCGCCAGATGCTGCGTTACGTGGAGATCACCGACGGCGGCGACACCGACCTGCTCGAAGGGCAGACGGTCGAGCGCTGGGAAGTGGATCAGGCGAACGAGGCCCTGGCCGACGGACAGACCCCGTCAAGCTGGAAGCCGGTGCTGCTCGGCATCACCAAGAGCAGCCTGACGACCAAGAGCTGGCTCTCGGCGGCGTCGTTCCAGCACACCACCCACGTGCTGACCGAGGCCTCCATGCGCGGCCAGGTGGACGACCTGATCGGCCTGAAGGAGAACGTGATTCTCGGCAAGCTGATCCCGGCGGGCACCGGCCTCACCACCGTCCGCGAGATGCAGGTGGGCGACGACCGCACGCTGGAGAAGTACGGCGAGGGCAACACCAGCACCGACTCGGTGACCGGCACCCAGCGGTACGACGACACCCGGCCCGGCAGCACCACCATCAACCCCAGCTACGGCGACTGA